The window TTAAGAAGTCTTTTACATGCTGACTTCTTAAAGATTTATATCTATATTTTGGACAAAACTCAAAATGGTACTGATTTAATCCAATGCAATGGTTTTTATTTGTAAAGTTTCCACTATTCATATGTATCTTCTCCAGCGACGATGTGTATGTACAAGCGCTTCGCGCTTGTGCGTCGCTAAGGAGTAAAAAACATTAAATATTAAAAATACTTTAGAAAAAGCGCAGGTTTTATCCAACAGATAAATCAGTTGGTTTTAACCTGCTAAAGATAGTTAATAAAATATAATTTTAGATAATTCCTAAAAAGGTAAGAATTCCTAGAATTCCTGTTCCTAAAATACCAAATACTATAGTAATTAAAAGAGTAACCCAGTTTATAGGAATTATAATTCCAAATATTCTAAATAATATAATAAATAAAAAACCTAATATTGTATTAGACATAAGTTTGAATATTAAATTCATACTAGTCTTTAATATGATAATAAGAAGAGCAATTGCAATTATTGAAATTAATATTAGATATATCATTTTATCTCCTTTTATATATTAAAGGACCGCGACCGGGAATCGAACCCGGGCCAAAGGATGACTGCAAGCCATTATTTGTATATTTTTCGCTAGCCTTTTAGACATACCGAAAAGGCTACCACAGTCCCGTATGCTACCTCTACACTATCGCGGTCATAGAATGGCTGCGATATGTTGCACAGCAACAGTATCGCGGTCAAGCGAAGCGCGAACGCGAGAATTGGCAAAGCCAATGTGATCGCGGTCAAGCGAAGCGCGAACGCGAGAATTGGCAAAGCCAA of the Candidatus Micrarchaeia archaeon genome contains:
- a CDS encoding pro-sigmaK processing inhibitor BofA family protein, producing the protein MIYLILISIIAIALLIIILKTSMNLIFKLMSNTILGFLFIILFRIFGIIIPINWVTLLITIVFGILGTGILGILTFLGII